One genomic region from Clostridium saccharobutylicum DSM 13864 encodes:
- the galE gene encoding UDP-glucose 4-epimerase GalE, which produces MSILVCGGAGYIGSHTVHQLINENKDVIIVDNLQTGHMKAVNKKAKFYKGDIRDSSFLDKVFEENDIEAVIHFAANSLVGESMTKPLLYFNNNVYGMQVLLESMVKHNIKNIVFSSTAAVYGEPKKIPILESDETNPTNPYGETKLAMEKMMKWVNKAYGINYVSLRYFNVAGALEDGSIGEDHSPETHLIPLILQVPLKKREFITVFGDDYDTEDGTCIRDYIHVIDLANAHIKAVEYLQNGNESNIFNLGNGLGFSVKDMINAATEATDEDIKVVLGERRAGDPAKLVASSEKAKKVLGWTPKYTNIKDIISTAWCWHKNNPNGYNDR; this is translated from the coding sequence ATGTCAATTTTAGTTTGTGGTGGAGCTGGATATATTGGTTCTCATACAGTACATCAGCTTATAAATGAAAATAAAGATGTAATTATAGTAGATAATTTACAAACAGGTCATATGAAAGCAGTAAACAAAAAAGCTAAATTCTATAAAGGTGATATTAGAGATTCATCTTTTTTGGATAAGGTTTTTGAAGAAAATGATATAGAAGCTGTAATACACTTTGCTGCTAATTCTTTAGTTGGTGAAAGTATGACAAAACCGCTTCTTTACTTTAATAATAATGTTTATGGAATGCAAGTTCTACTTGAATCTATGGTGAAACATAATATTAAAAATATAGTATTTTCTTCAACTGCTGCTGTATACGGTGAACCTAAAAAAATACCTATACTTGAAAGCGACGAAACTAACCCAACTAACCCTTATGGTGAAACAAAATTAGCAATGGAAAAGATGATGAAATGGGTTAATAAAGCTTATGGTATAAATTATGTTTCTTTAAGATACTTTAATGTTGCTGGTGCTTTAGAAGACGGTAGTATTGGTGAAGACCATTCTCCTGAAACTCATTTAATACCACTTATACTTCAAGTTCCACTAAAAAAACGTGAATTTATAACTGTTTTTGGTGATGACTATGATACTGAAGATGGTACATGCATCCGTGATTATATTCATGTAATTGATTTAGCAAACGCTCATATAAAAGCTGTTGAATATTTACAAAATGGTAATGAAAGCAACATCTTCAATTTGGGTAATGGATTAGGCTTTAGTGTAAAAGATATGATCAATGCTGCAACAGAGGCTACCGATGAAGATATTAAAGTTGTGCTTGGTGAAAGAAGAGCTGGAGACCCTGCAAAATTAGTTGCTTCAAGTGAAAAAGCAAAAAAAGTTTTAGGATGGACACCTAAATATACTAATATAAAAGATATTATAAGCACTGCATGGTGTTGGCATAAAAACAATCCAAACGGATATAATGATCGCTAA
- the galT gene encoding UDP-glucose--hexose-1-phosphate uridylyltransferase, which yields MINYEINRLINFALQKNLICEEDKIYTTNMILGVLNLNEFENIEIDETLETPTPILENILDYACDNNIIENTTTERDLFDTKIMNCLMPRPSEVINKFKSLYEISPIKATEYYFNLSIASNYIRKDRTNKNIVWKSSTEYGDLDITINLSKPEKDPRDIAKAKLMKSSSYPKCLLCKENEGFYGHLNHPARQTHRIIPLDLSGQKYFLQYSPYTYYNEHCIILNSEHIPMKINRQTFENLLSFIDVLPHYFAGSNADLPIVGGSILSHDHYQGGHYTFAMENAPIEKTYLIKGYENVEAGRVKWPMSVIRLSSNDKIELLDLAEHILNTWRNYSDPSVDILSHSNDEPHNTITPIARKRNNKYELDLVFRNNRTSTEHPLGIFHPHSEVHHIKKENIGLIEVMGLAVLPARLKEELNILKTYLINKATDISDNEIVSKHTQWYNYLIEKYQNISKENVNTILRDEVGLKFLEVLLHAGVFKRNTEGLNAFDKFINVL from the coding sequence ATGATAAATTATGAGATAAACAGACTTATAAACTTTGCTCTTCAAAAAAATCTTATATGTGAAGAAGATAAAATTTATACTACAAATATGATACTTGGAGTACTAAATTTAAATGAATTCGAAAATATTGAAATTGATGAAACTTTAGAAACTCCAACTCCAATTTTAGAAAATATATTGGATTATGCGTGTGATAATAATATTATAGAAAACACCACTACTGAAAGAGATTTATTTGATACTAAAATTATGAATTGTCTAATGCCTAGACCTTCAGAAGTTATAAATAAATTTAAATCTTTATATGAAATCTCTCCAATCAAAGCAACTGAATATTATTTTAATTTAAGTATAGCTTCAAATTATATTAGAAAAGATAGAACTAATAAAAATATAGTATGGAAATCTTCTACTGAATATGGAGATTTAGATATAACTATAAACTTATCAAAACCTGAAAAAGATCCAAGAGATATAGCAAAAGCTAAATTAATGAAATCTAGTTCTTATCCAAAATGTTTATTATGTAAGGAAAATGAAGGATTTTACGGTCATTTAAATCATCCTGCTAGACAAACTCATAGAATCATTCCTCTTGATTTAAGTGGTCAAAAATATTTTCTACAATATTCTCCTTATACCTATTATAATGAACATTGCATAATATTAAATTCAGAACATATTCCTATGAAAATAAATAGACAAACATTTGAAAACTTATTAAGTTTCATAGATGTATTACCTCATTACTTTGCTGGATCTAATGCAGATTTACCTATAGTTGGTGGTTCAATACTTTCTCATGATCACTATCAAGGTGGCCATTATACTTTTGCTATGGAAAATGCTCCTATAGAAAAGACTTACCTTATAAAAGGTTACGAAAATGTTGAAGCTGGTAGAGTTAAATGGCCTATGTCTGTTATAAGACTTTCAAGTAATGATAAGATTGAACTGCTAGACTTAGCTGAACATATATTAAATACTTGGAGAAATTATTCTGATCCATCAGTTGATATACTTAGCCATAGCAATGATGAACCTCATAATACAATAACACCTATTGCAAGAAAACGAAACAATAAATATGAACTTGATCTAGTATTTAGAAATAACAGAACAAGTACTGAACATCCACTTGGAATATTCCATCCTCATAGTGAAGTTCATCATATTAAAAAAGAAAATATAGGACTTATAGAAGTTATGGGACTTGCTGTACTTCCTGCAAGGTTAAAAGAAGAATTAAATATTTTAAAAACATATTTAATTAATAAAGCTACAGATATTTCAGACAATGAAATTGTAAGTAAACACACTCAATGGTATAATTACCTTATCGAAAAATATCAAAATATCTCTAAAGAAAATGTTAATACTATTCTTAGAGATGAAGTAGGCCTTAAATTCTTAGAAGTATTACTTCACGCAGGAGTATTTAAGAGAAATACAGAAGGCCTTAATGCTTTTGATAAATTTATAAATGTATTGTAA
- a CDS encoding amino acid ABC transporter permease, translated as MDILSNLDFSTAFKYLVPSLTDGLWIVIQSTVLGFLLAIVIGLFIAIGRISKIKVLKGFLLVFLEFIRGTPLLVQLVYMYYVVPLLVSIVIQIWNPGYQFKISSLVAGTIGLGINYGCYISEVIRSSILSIDGGQTEAALALGLTNKQALFRITIPQALRSVIPVFGNYLVMMLKDTSLLAYVSVSELLLRTQSYASQSFLTIESYTILAGFYLILSLPLSQLVKLVEKKMIKFN; from the coding sequence ATGGATATTTTATCTAACTTAGATTTTAGTACGGCATTTAAGTATTTAGTACCTTCATTAACTGATGGACTTTGGATTGTAATTCAATCAACAGTGCTTGGATTTTTATTAGCAATAGTTATAGGATTATTTATTGCAATTGGACGTATTAGCAAAATAAAAGTATTAAAAGGATTTTTATTAGTATTTCTAGAATTTATTCGAGGGACTCCGCTATTAGTTCAATTAGTATATATGTATTATGTAGTACCACTTTTAGTATCTATTGTTATACAAATTTGGAATCCAGGATATCAATTTAAAATAAGTTCATTAGTTGCAGGGACAATAGGTCTTGGAATTAACTATGGTTGCTACATATCAGAAGTTATTCGTTCATCAATATTATCAATAGATGGTGGTCAAACAGAAGCAGCATTAGCACTTGGTCTTACAAATAAACAAGCTTTGTTTAGAATAACAATACCTCAAGCATTACGTAGTGTAATCCCTGTGTTTGGAAACTATTTAGTAATGATGTTAAAAGATACATCACTACTTGCGTATGTATCAGTTAGTGAATTATTGTTACGTACTCAAAGTTATGCTTCACAATCCTTCTTAACTATTGAATCATACACAATTTTAGCAGGATTTTATTTAATATTAAGCTTACCACTTTCGCAATTAGTAAAATTAGTAGAAAAGAAAATGATAAAGTTTAACTAG
- a CDS encoding substrate-binding periplasmic protein yields the protein MKKICKKLLVLIVIVVSCVGVMTGCGASSGGTSSSNDKGKDTLAEAKEKGVLTVASSNDAPFAFIDSKTNEFTGIDAEIITEAAKRIGINKVEMKQIPFENLLVELNNNTVDMVTDGMYVKDERKKKALFTNIWYKEGEAIVVPKDSKITSKDDLKNAVVGGQKGTAFLETAQKWKNDGLVKDVTVFGSQSELMLAANTGKIDACITDGMVAGYTLSQDSSLNLKILSPYKAESTGMIAAAVRKNDTALADAINEQIDNMKNDGTILKLLKKYGMNEDYFVSVEDGHISDK from the coding sequence ATGAAGAAGATATGTAAAAAATTATTAGTTTTAATTGTTATTGTTGTGAGTTGTGTTGGAGTAATGACTGGGTGTGGGGCATCATCTGGTGGAACGTCGTCAAGTAATGATAAAGGTAAAGATACATTAGCAGAAGCAAAAGAAAAAGGGGTTTTAACTGTTGCTTCATCAAATGATGCACCATTTGCTTTTATTGATTCTAAAACAAATGAATTTACTGGAATTGATGCAGAAATAATAACTGAAGCTGCAAAAAGAATTGGAATTAATAAAGTTGAAATGAAGCAGATTCCTTTTGAAAATTTATTAGTAGAATTAAATAATAATACAGTGGATATGGTGACTGATGGAATGTATGTTAAAGATGAACGTAAAAAGAAAGCATTGTTCACTAATATATGGTACAAGGAAGGAGAAGCAATTGTTGTTCCTAAAGATTCAAAAATTACTAGTAAAGATGATTTGAAAAATGCTGTAGTTGGTGGACAAAAAGGGACAGCCTTCTTAGAAACAGCTCAAAAGTGGAAAAATGATGGTTTAGTTAAGGATGTAACAGTGTTTGGTAGCCAATCAGAATTAATGTTAGCTGCAAACACTGGTAAAATAGATGCATGTATAACTGATGGTATGGTTGCAGGTTATACATTATCACAAGATAGTAGTCTTAATTTAAAGATATTATCTCCATATAAAGCTGAATCGACTGGAATGATAGCAGCAGCTGTAAGAAAAAATGATACTGCTTTAGCAGATGCTATAAATGAACAAATTGACAACATGAAAAATGATGGAACAATTCTTAAACTTCTTAAAAAATATGGAATGAATGAAGATTATTTTGTTTCAGTTGAAGATGGTCATATTTCAGATAAATAA
- the cysK gene encoding cysteine synthase A, with product MSKVYKNLTDLIGKTPLLEVAKYSEKNGLKATVLAKLEYFNPAGSVKDRIAKAMIEDAENKGLLKPGATIIEPTSGNTGIGIASVGSAKGYKVIIVMPETMSVERRSLIKAYGAEIVLTEGSKGMKGAIAKADELVAETPNSFIPGQFKNPANPEIHKKTTGPEIWEDTDGKVDIFVAGIGTGGTITGVGEYLKSKNPNVKVVAVEPAGSPVLSQGKSGAHKIQGIGAGFVPDTLNTKIYDEIIAVENEDAFSASREVSKAEGLLVGISSGAALFAAAQLAKRPENAGKTIVALLPDTGERYLSTALFEDK from the coding sequence ATGTCAAAAGTATATAAAAATTTAACAGATTTAATAGGAAAAACACCATTATTAGAAGTAGCAAAGTATAGTGAAAAGAATGGATTAAAGGCAACTGTATTAGCAAAATTAGAGTATTTTAATCCAGCAGGAAGCGTTAAAGATAGAATTGCAAAGGCTATGATCGAAGATGCAGAAAATAAGGGATTATTAAAGCCAGGAGCAACAATTATTGAACCAACTAGTGGAAATACAGGAATTGGAATCGCATCTGTTGGGTCAGCAAAAGGATATAAGGTTATAATTGTTATGCCAGAAACTATGAGTGTAGAAAGACGTAGCTTAATAAAAGCTTATGGAGCAGAAATAGTTTTAACAGAAGGAAGTAAAGGAATGAAGGGAGCAATAGCTAAGGCTGATGAATTAGTAGCTGAAACTCCAAATTCATTTATACCAGGACAATTTAAAAATCCTGCTAATCCAGAAATACACAAAAAAACAACAGGACCTGAAATTTGGGAAGATACAGATGGAAAAGTTGATATATTTGTAGCTGGTATTGGTACAGGTGGTACAATAACAGGAGTTGGAGAATATTTAAAATCTAAAAATCCTAATGTTAAAGTAGTTGCAGTAGAGCCAGCTGGATCACCAGTATTATCACAAGGAAAATCAGGAGCTCATAAAATACAAGGAATTGGTGCAGGATTCGTTCCAGATACTTTAAATACAAAGATATATGATGAAATCATTGCAGTCGAAAATGAAGATGCATTTAGTGCATCTAGAGAAGTATCTAAAGCAGAAGGATTACTTGTTGGTATTTCATCAGGAGCTGCATTGTTTGCAGCAGCTCAACTTGCAAAGAGACCAGAAAATGCAGGTAAAACAATAGTTGCTTTATTACCTGATACAGGAGAACGTTATTTATCAACTGCATTATTTGAAGATAAATAG
- a CDS encoding iron-containing alcohol dehydrogenase, translated as MKFNYNLPVNLLFGRGRSNEIGIEVAKYGTKALIVTGRSSTKKSGLLDKVISLLEESNVGYEIFDKVEQNPLTTTVYEGVDIIKETGCDVVLGLGGGSIMDAAKSIAFSAKNPGDISEYIFGIKQGGKALPIILVPTTCGTGSEGNCFSVLTNPETKDKKSLRTNVIIAKASIIDPELMTTIPKHILASVGFDALAHNMEAYVSKIGQPLTDMKALYGIKLLAQNLPKIYNDPTDLEGWEKVTLASTLGGMVIGVAGVTAPHGMEHPASGLHDIVHGKGLAALTPVIVENSWQSDVEKYNDISRLLGGSCAQDCADAIRNLLSKIDLKVTLGELGVQEKDVDWMAENCMKVSKPSITNHPKEFTLEEIKDIYYKSL; from the coding sequence ATGAAGTTTAATTATAATTTACCAGTTAATCTTTTATTCGGAAGAGGAAGAAGCAATGAAATAGGAATTGAAGTAGCTAAGTATGGTACTAAAGCACTTATTGTAACTGGAAGAAGTAGTACAAAGAAAAGTGGATTACTTGATAAAGTAATAAGCTTATTAGAAGAATCCAACGTTGGCTATGAAATTTTTGATAAGGTGGAACAAAATCCACTTACTACAACAGTATATGAGGGTGTAGATATTATAAAAGAAACTGGATGTGATGTTGTCTTAGGTCTTGGCGGTGGAAGTATTATGGATGCAGCTAAAAGTATTGCATTTTCAGCTAAAAATCCTGGTGATATATCAGAATACATATTTGGTATAAAACAGGGGGGAAAAGCATTACCTATAATTTTAGTTCCAACAACATGTGGAACAGGAAGTGAAGGAAATTGTTTTTCGGTACTTACGAATCCAGAAACTAAGGATAAAAAATCCCTTAGAACTAATGTAATTATTGCAAAAGCTTCAATTATTGATCCAGAACTTATGACTACAATACCAAAGCATATTCTTGCATCTGTTGGTTTTGATGCTTTAGCACATAATATGGAAGCATATGTATCAAAAATAGGACAACCATTAACTGATATGAAAGCTCTTTATGGAATAAAATTATTAGCACAAAATTTACCTAAAATATATAATGATCCAACTGATTTGGAAGGATGGGAAAAAGTAACACTTGCAAGTACTTTAGGAGGAATGGTTATTGGGGTAGCTGGAGTAACAGCACCGCATGGAATGGAACATCCAGCAAGTGGATTGCATGATATTGTTCATGGAAAAGGACTTGCAGCATTAACACCAGTAATAGTAGAAAATTCATGGCAAAGTGATGTGGAAAAATATAATGATATATCAAGATTATTAGGAGGAAGCTGTGCACAGGATTGTGCAGATGCAATAAGAAACTTGCTTTCTAAAATTGATCTAAAAGTAACGTTAGGTGAACTTGGAGTTCAAGAAAAAGATGTTGATTGGATGGCTGAAAATTGTATGAAAGTTTCAAAACCAAGTATTACAAATCATCCTAAGGAATTCACATTAGAAGAAATAAAGGATATTTATTATAAATCTCTATAA
- a CDS encoding galactokinase: MDNINMLKEKFNQLFKCVCENVYFSPGRVNLIGEHTDYNGGNVFPCALTIGTYAVVSKRNDRKISVHSLNFEDLGIIEFDLDDMIYDKKHDWANYPKGVIKTFENHSFKIPTGFNILFFGNIPNGSGLSSSASLEVLMGIILNDSFNLNIDMVEIVKMCQEAENKFIGVNCGIMDQFAVGMGKKDCAILLDCSTLKYSYSKLDMDGYKIVIANTNKKRGLADSKYNERRSECDTALAEIQKVKNIKALGELTESEFEEIKNCISDPIKQKRAKHAVYENQRTLKAVKALNENNLTLFGRLMNDSHVSLRDDYEVTGIELDTLVSLAWEIDGVVGSRMTGAGFGGCTVSIVREDAVDNFTTTIKSKYKDKIGYEPSFYIVNISDGARKLQ, from the coding sequence ATGGATAATATTAATATGTTAAAAGAAAAATTCAATCAACTTTTTAAATGCGTTTGTGAAAATGTTTACTTCTCACCTGGGAGAGTTAATTTAATTGGAGAACATACTGATTATAACGGAGGTAATGTTTTTCCTTGTGCACTTACTATCGGTACTTACGCTGTAGTTTCTAAAAGAAATGATAGAAAAATCTCAGTTCATTCTTTAAACTTTGAAGATTTAGGAATTATAGAATTTGATTTAGATGATATGATTTATGATAAAAAACATGATTGGGCTAATTATCCTAAGGGAGTAATAAAAACTTTTGAAAATCATTCTTTCAAAATCCCAACTGGATTTAATATTCTTTTCTTTGGTAATATTCCAAATGGATCTGGTCTATCATCTTCAGCATCTCTAGAAGTTTTAATGGGTATTATACTAAATGACTCATTTAATTTAAATATTGATATGGTAGAAATAGTTAAAATGTGTCAAGAAGCAGAAAATAAATTTATAGGTGTTAACTGTGGTATAATGGATCAATTTGCAGTTGGAATGGGAAAAAAAGATTGTGCTATTCTATTAGATTGTAGTACATTAAAATATTCTTACAGTAAATTAGATATGGACGGCTACAAAATAGTAATCGCAAATACAAATAAAAAACGTGGTTTAGCTGATTCAAAATACAATGAACGCCGTAGTGAATGTGATACTGCTTTAGCAGAAATACAAAAAGTTAAAAATATAAAAGCTCTTGGTGAACTTACTGAATCAGAATTCGAAGAAATAAAAAATTGTATTTCAGATCCTATCAAACAAAAAAGAGCTAAACATGCTGTATACGAAAATCAAAGAACTTTAAAAGCTGTAAAAGCATTAAACGAAAACAACTTAACTTTATTTGGTCGATTAATGAATGATTCTCATGTTTCTTTAAGAGATGATTATGAAGTAACTGGAATAGAATTAGACACATTAGTTTCTCTAGCTTGGGAAATAGATGGTGTTGTTGGATCTCGTATGACTGGTGCTGGTTTTGGCGGATGTACAGTTAGTATCGTAAGAGAAGATGCTGTAGATAATTTTACTACAACTATAAAAAGTAAATACAAAGATAAAATCGGATATGAGCCAAGCTTTTATATAGTTAATATATCTGACGGAGCAAGAAAACTTCAGTAA
- a CDS encoding amino acid ABC transporter ATP-binding protein — MYKVSELSKKYGELEVLKDISVDIQEGEVVCIIGPSGSGKSTFLRCLNLFEIPTGGKMYYNGSNVMDKSIDIRSLREEVGMVFQKYNLFPLHTVIENVMLAPILTKKKNRKEAEKIALELLKKVGLRDKADVYPRTLSGGQQQRVAIARALAMEPKMLLFDEPTAALDPELVGDVLDVMKQLAKGGMTMVVVTHEMGFARDVSDRVIFMDKGYIVEEGNPKDIFTSPKNERTKEFLSRVLN; from the coding sequence ATGTATAAAGTTTCTGAATTATCAAAAAAATATGGAGAACTAGAAGTATTAAAAGATATAAGCGTAGATATACAAGAAGGTGAAGTGGTATGCATTATAGGTCCATCTGGATCTGGTAAGAGCACATTTTTAAGGTGTTTAAATTTATTTGAAATTCCAACTGGTGGAAAGATGTACTACAATGGGTCCAATGTTATGGATAAAAGTATAGATATCAGATCTCTTAGGGAAGAAGTAGGTATGGTATTTCAAAAATATAACCTTTTTCCACTACACACAGTAATAGAAAATGTTATGTTAGCACCAATACTTACAAAAAAGAAAAATAGAAAAGAAGCAGAAAAAATAGCATTAGAGCTTCTTAAGAAAGTTGGATTGAGAGATAAAGCAGATGTATATCCAAGAACTTTATCAGGAGGACAACAACAAAGGGTTGCTATAGCAAGGGCTTTAGCTATGGAGCCTAAGATGCTTTTATTTGATGAACCAACAGCAGCGTTAGATCCAGAATTAGTTGGTGATGTATTAGACGTTATGAAACAATTGGCTAAGGGCGGAATGACTATGGTAGTTGTAACTCATGAAATGGGATTCGCTAGAGATGTGTCTGATAGAGTAATTTTTATGGACAAGGGATATATAGTAGAAGAGGGAAATCCAAAAGATATTTTTACTAGTCCTAAGAATGAAAGAACAAAAGAATTCTTATCAAGGGTTTTGAATTAG
- a CDS encoding flavodoxin family protein produces MKISILYSSKTGKTERVAKLIEEGVKRSGNIEVKTMNLDAVDKKFLQESEGIIFGTPTYYANISWEMKKWIDESSEFNLEGKLGAAFSTANSIAGGSDIALLTILNHLMVKGMLVYSGGVAFGKPKTHLGYVHINEIQENEDENARIFGERIANKVKQIF; encoded by the coding sequence ATGAAAATATCAATACTATACAGTAGCAAGACAGGAAAAACCGAAAGAGTTGCCAAGTTAATTGAAGAAGGTGTGAAGAGGTCTGGAAATATTGAAGTAAAAACTATGAATTTAGATGCAGTTGATAAAAAGTTCTTACAAGAATCAGAAGGAATTATTTTTGGAACACCAACTTATTATGCCAACATATCATGGGAAATGAAAAAATGGATAGATGAATCATCAGAATTTAATTTAGAAGGAAAACTTGGAGCAGCATTTTCAACAGCTAACTCTATTGCTGGTGGTTCAGATATAGCATTACTTACAATTTTAAATCATCTTATGGTAAAAGGAATGTTAGTATATTCAGGTGGAGTTGCTTTTGGAAAACCAAAGACTCATTTAGGATATGTGCATATAAATGAAATACAAGAAAATGAAGATGAAAATGCGAGAATATTTGGTGAAAGAATTGCAAACAAAGTCAAACAAATATTTTAA
- a CDS encoding gamma-glutamyl-gamma-aminobutyrate hydrolase family protein produces MKKIIGISGSILIDEGGMVPGYKRAYVNNDYIKSVILAGGIPFIIPVNTEPEIIKAQLENVDGLILSGGHDVNPLLFNEEPHKLLGNTMNERDTFDSMLIKYAFEMEKPILGICRGCQILNVVCGGTLYQDCSLAKDSYIKHCQGHTPAQPSHTIQIEKNSELYTILGEKALANSFHHMSIKDVADGFKVVAIANDEIIEAIEKVDGSFALGTQWHPEMMASSDENMLKIFKLFISKCKNSRL; encoded by the coding sequence ATGAAAAAAATAATTGGAATATCAGGTAGTATACTAATTGACGAAGGTGGAATGGTCCCAGGATATAAAAGAGCATATGTAAACAATGACTATATTAAATCTGTTATTTTGGCAGGTGGAATTCCTTTTATTATTCCAGTCAATACAGAGCCAGAAATAATTAAAGCTCAATTAGAAAATGTAGATGGACTTATTTTATCAGGTGGTCATGATGTTAACCCATTATTATTTAATGAAGAACCACATAAGCTTTTGGGAAATACAATGAATGAAAGAGACACATTTGATTCTATGTTAATAAAATATGCATTTGAAATGGAAAAGCCTATCTTAGGTATTTGTAGGGGATGCCAAATTTTAAATGTTGTATGTGGTGGAACATTATATCAAGATTGTTCCTTGGCAAAGGATTCGTATATAAAACATTGTCAAGGGCATACACCAGCACAACCTTCTCATACGATACAGATTGAAAAAAATTCTGAATTATATACTATTTTAGGAGAAAAAGCTCTTGCAAATTCATTTCATCATATGTCTATAAAAGATGTTGCGGATGGATTTAAGGTAGTAGCTATAGCTAATGATGAAATTATTGAAGCAATAGAGAAGGTAGATGGTTCTTTTGCACTTGGAACACAATGGCATCCAGAAATGATGGCAAGCAGTGATGAAAATATGCTGAAAATATTTAAATTATTTATATCTAAATGTAAGAATAGTAGATTATAG
- a CDS encoding nitroreductase family protein: MNEVLQNILTRRSVRKFKQEQIKDEELDLILKAGVYAPSGMNKQSWQFTVVQNKEKIESLAKVVREALGRDAGYNFYAPPTLIMLSNDKENTNGLADCSCALENIFLMANSLGIGSCWINQLKTICDEKEVRELLTSFGIPENHIVWGMASIGYPDGETKAHDRKDGIIKFVK, from the coding sequence ATGAATGAAGTATTACAAAATATTTTAACAAGAAGAAGTGTAAGAAAATTTAAACAAGAACAAATAAAAGATGAGGAACTAGATTTAATATTAAAAGCTGGAGTATATGCACCAAGTGGTATGAACAAGCAAAGTTGGCAGTTTACAGTTGTTCAAAATAAAGAAAAAATAGAATCTCTTGCTAAAGTAGTCAGGGAAGCATTAGGTAGAGATGCAGGATATAATTTTTATGCACCTCCTACTTTAATTATGTTATCTAATGACAAAGAAAATACTAATGGATTGGCAGATTGTTCTTGTGCATTAGAAAATATATTCTTAATGGCTAATTCATTGGGTATAGGTTCATGTTGGATTAATCAATTGAAAACTATTTGTGATGAAAAGGAAGTAAGAGAATTATTAACAAGCTTTGGAATACCAGAAAACCATATTGTATGGGGAATGGCATCGATTGGATATCCTGATGGTGAAACAAAAGCTCATGATAGAAAAGATGGTATTATTAAATTTGTAAAATAG